In Aptenodytes patagonicus chromosome 12, bAptPat1.pri.cur, whole genome shotgun sequence, a genomic segment contains:
- the SPINK1 gene encoding serine protease inhibitor Kazal-type 1 — protein MKTTGVFLLLSLALCYYQGNAETDGAAGKGTEAACANYDLRKGCTKIFDPVCGTDNLLYGNECLLCFQNLQRNTNVRIKNRGMCQKPSPRSDSAQN, from the exons ATGAAGACAACtggtgttttcctgctcctctccctggcACTCTGCTACTACCAAG GAAACGCTGAGACGGATGGAGCTGCTGGCAAAGGAACAGAG GCAGCTTGTGCCAACTATGACCTAAGAAAAGGTTGTACAAAGATCTTTGATCCCGTCTGTGGCACGGACAACCTCCTATACGGCAATGAGTGTCTGTTGTGCTTTCAGAACCT GCAAAGAAACACTAATGTGCGCATAAAGAACAGGGGAATGTGCCAAAAGCCCTCTCCACGCTCCGACTCCGCTCAAAACTAA